From the genome of Bradyrhizobium elkanii USDA 76, one region includes:
- a CDS encoding helix-turn-helix domain-containing protein: MSLQATIWGWKQLNITSTEKIVLLDLCDRANDANVCWPKQKTIANRTRLTERTVCTVLAKLEALKLIHRKSRNVNRKRTSDWITLLIRPLEPPPTAAPPVGPPPADTPSHPTLKNEAVSGDNQNVVQVPTGTNFSVIYHDETPRQNQPLPSFIEPFPEPGRLDVDAIIYAVRTIEGIAVELGPAIDWSAPGINNLAPVATWLMHFDEREVKSCLIKVARRVGNGASKIASWKYFEAEVLNACRADQDDG; the protein is encoded by the coding sequence ATGAGCCTTCAGGCGACGATATGGGGATGGAAGCAGCTCAACATCACGTCCACAGAGAAAATCGTTCTCCTCGACCTCTGCGATCGCGCGAACGACGCCAATGTGTGTTGGCCCAAACAAAAAACCATCGCAAATCGGACCCGCCTCACTGAGCGCACGGTCTGCACCGTATTGGCCAAACTTGAAGCGCTTAAACTCATCCACCGTAAATCGAGGAACGTCAATCGCAAGCGTACGTCCGACTGGATCACTCTCCTGATCCGTCCTCTCGAACCGCCGCCGACCGCAGCTCCGCCGGTCGGCCCGCCTCCTGCGGATACTCCTTCCCACCCCACACTGAAGAATGAAGCTGTTTCTGGTGATAACCAGAACGTCGTTCAGGTGCCTACCGGAACGAATTTCAGCGTAATCTACCATGATGAAACACCCAGACAGAACCAGCCCCTACCCAGCTTCATCGAGCCGTTTCCCGAGCCCGGGCGCCTCGACGTAGACGCCATCATCTACGCCGTTCGAACCATCGAAGGGATTGCGGTGGAGCTAGGACCCGCAATTGACTGGTCTGCCCCAGGTATCAACAACTTGGCGCCTGTCGCGACGTGGCTGATGCACTTTGATGAGCGCGAAGTGAAGTCCTGCCTGATCAAGGTTGCCCGACGAGTTGGCAATGGCGCCAGCAAGATTGCTTCTTGGAAGTATTTCGAAGCCGAAGTCCTGAACGCATGCCGAGCTGATCAGGACGATGGCTAA
- a CDS encoding ATP-binding protein: protein MQRLFEPFFRGEVRNSRNGLGLGLHIASQIAQAHGGRIDVTSTPEESQFVISMPLVRNDRAK, encoded by the coding sequence ATGCAGAGACTGTTTGAGCCGTTCTTCCGCGGAGAGGTGCGCAACAGCCGAAACGGACTCGGTCTGGGACTGCATATCGCTTCGCAGATTGCGCAAGCGCACGGCGGAAGGATCGACGTGACCTCGACGCCGGAAGAATCCCAGTTCGTGATCTCGATGCCGCTCGTCCGGAACGATCGGGCCAAATGA
- a CDS encoding response regulator produces the protein MSKVKPVILIVEDEFLLRMDSVEILEDAGFDVIPAANADEAIAILSTRADIHLVFTDIQMPGSMDGLKLAQFVRDRWPPIKIVATSGHVRAAGDDLPKGSVFLPKPYRGAELIATLRDMTGIA, from the coding sequence ATGTCGAAGGTGAAGCCGGTCATCCTGATCGTCGAAGACGAGTTCCTGCTGCGCATGGATTCCGTCGAGATTTTGGAGGATGCGGGGTTCGACGTCATCCCGGCTGCAAATGCCGACGAAGCCATCGCAATCCTGTCGACCCGGGCCGATATCCACCTTGTCTTCACCGATATCCAGATGCCCGGTTCAATGGACGGGTTGAAGCTTGCCCAGTTCGTGCGGGACCGTTGGCCGCCGATCAAAATAGTTGCGACATCGGGTCATGTCCGGGCCGCGGGCGATGATTTACCAAAGGGCAGCGTTTTTCTGCCTAAACCGTACCGTGGGGCCGAACTCATCGCGACGCTGCGGGACATGACGGGGATCGCCTGA
- a CDS encoding transcriptional regulator: protein MSDDRELHRAAKANRERLAVAHREVVLQEEAKNAVDIRENMARLKELRLAKEARETRTQISKANQRPAPKTGRSR from the coding sequence ATGAGTGACGATCGGGAACTTCATCGCGCTGCCAAAGCGAACCGAGAGCGCCTTGCGGTCGCGCATCGCGAGGTGGTCTTGCAAGAAGAGGCAAAAAATGCCGTTGATATTCGCGAAAACATGGCGCGCCTCAAGGAACTGAGATTGGCCAAGGAAGCACGAGAGACTCGAACGCAAATCTCCAAAGCGAACCAGCGCCCGGCGCCTAAGACGGGACGATCCAGATAA
- a CDS encoding glycoside hydrolase family 130 protein encodes MSQATFLNRQALHLRPDPARVIVRPFKPATEPRDLNPTDKMRANHIVERVLALDQEAVAAQLADVLDNFKGRHRNLLERFEARADEMEDAFATHGVFSKTQRQLVGAYFLNEYSFEASALFNPSIVAHPDQSGAPKGGVRFILSLRAIGEGHVSSLTFRTGTIAADGSLAVDPTARLASIPRICHRISGPDGERVELVFKPEEDLTERVIFPVTESQSNGIEDARFVEFSDGDRKTYYATYTAYSGRAIRSELIETSDFTSFRLAPLRGAAARNKGMALFPRKIGGQYAMIARQDNENLYLIYSDDLHTWDGGQAILKPQFPWEFVQIGNCGSPIELDEGWLLLTHGVGPVRKYSIGAALLDKRDPSKVLARSREPLLRPEPSEREGYVPNVVYTCGGMRHNNQIILPYAVSDTFSNFATIEISELMNSMKC; translated from the coding sequence GTGTCACAAGCTACCTTCCTGAACCGGCAGGCGCTTCATCTGCGTCCCGATCCCGCGCGAGTTATCGTGCGGCCATTCAAGCCGGCGACTGAACCTCGCGATCTCAACCCCACCGACAAGATGCGCGCAAATCATATCGTCGAGCGAGTTCTCGCACTCGATCAGGAAGCGGTTGCCGCTCAGCTCGCGGACGTCCTGGACAATTTCAAGGGTCGGCATCGCAACCTGTTGGAGAGGTTCGAGGCCCGCGCGGACGAAATGGAGGATGCTTTCGCGACGCATGGCGTCTTCTCAAAGACGCAGCGCCAGCTGGTCGGCGCCTATTTCCTCAATGAGTATTCATTCGAAGCCTCTGCCTTGTTCAATCCCAGCATCGTGGCGCACCCCGATCAATCAGGAGCGCCGAAGGGCGGTGTGCGCTTCATCCTCAGTCTCCGTGCCATAGGCGAAGGGCATGTATCGTCACTGACGTTTCGAACCGGGACCATCGCGGCTGACGGCAGTCTGGCTGTTGATCCGACGGCTCGGCTCGCGTCGATTCCGAGGATTTGCCATCGCATATCGGGGCCGGACGGCGAGCGTGTCGAGCTGGTTTTCAAGCCCGAAGAAGACCTGACCGAGCGCGTCATTTTTCCCGTCACAGAATCCCAATCGAACGGCATAGAGGACGCGCGCTTTGTCGAATTCAGCGACGGCGATCGAAAGACGTATTACGCGACCTATACCGCTTACAGCGGTCGAGCCATCCGCTCCGAACTGATCGAGACCAGTGATTTTACGTCGTTTCGACTGGCGCCCCTGCGAGGGGCTGCGGCTCGGAACAAGGGCATGGCACTGTTCCCGCGCAAGATCGGCGGCCAGTATGCCATGATCGCGAGGCAGGACAATGAGAACCTGTATCTAATCTATTCAGACGACCTCCACACGTGGGATGGCGGTCAAGCCATTTTGAAACCGCAGTTTCCCTGGGAGTTCGTCCAGATTGGCAATTGCGGGTCGCCGATCGAACTCGATGAGGGTTGGCTGCTGCTGACGCACGGTGTCGGCCCGGTCCGCAAATACTCGATCGGTGCGGCGCTGCTCGACAAGCGCGACCCATCCAAGGTGCTGGCGCGTTCGCGCGAGCCGCTATTGCGGCCTGAACCATCCGAGCGTGAAGGATACGTCCCTAACGTCGTTTATACGTGCGGCGGGATGCGGCACAATAACCAGATCATCCTGCCATATGCCGTGTCCGACACATTCTCAAATTTCGCAACGATCGAGATTTCCGAGCTCATGAACTCGATGAAATGCTAG
- a CDS encoding sensor histidine kinase: protein MLDVVRSRLAIPCGFGSTLRTRTSGVEVEASGGSGHSAGTAQLREQFIAVLGHDLRNPLAAISAGARILQRSGALQEPKELRILDMINSTVTRMSDLIDDILDFARGRLGGGITLHRDAKPIEPVLEQVVDELRTASPQRLIQTDFEINEPVDCDRARIGQLASNLIGNALTHGAPDQPVRMGARTEGGTFRLWVANCGEPIPGSRHAETV from the coding sequence GTGCTGGACGTGGTCCGGTCGCGGCTCGCGATACCGTGCGGGTTCGGTTCGACGCTACGAACGCGAACTAGTGGAGTCGAAGTCGAAGCTTCAGGAGGGTCTGGCCACTCAGCTGGAACCGCACAGCTGCGCGAACAATTCATTGCCGTCCTCGGCCACGATCTTCGAAATCCGCTTGCGGCCATCAGCGCCGGCGCGCGGATCCTGCAGCGGTCGGGAGCGCTGCAGGAACCAAAAGAGCTTCGTATTCTCGACATGATCAACTCGACCGTCACCCGCATGTCCGATCTGATTGACGACATTCTGGATTTCGCGCGCGGACGACTGGGAGGGGGCATCACCTTGCACCGAGACGCCAAGCCGATCGAGCCTGTGCTCGAGCAGGTCGTCGACGAATTACGAACGGCGTCTCCTCAACGCCTGATCCAGACCGACTTCGAGATAAACGAGCCCGTCGACTGCGATCGCGCGCGTATCGGACAGTTGGCCTCCAATTTGATTGGTAATGCCCTTACTCATGGAGCGCCGGACCAGCCGGTGCGGATGGGGGCCAGAACGGAGGGCGGGACATTCAGGCTCTGGGTGGCTAATTGCGGCGAACCCATTCCAGGAAGCCGCCATGCAGAGACTGTTTGA
- a CDS encoding sensor histidine kinase has protein sequence MPVWNEKHLRAATDAAGVALWAWNVDTDAITMDERAYDLWDVAKSEKHITFEILSRNIHPADLERVRSAFAATRAIVGAYEIDFRILFDGDIRWISARGQGDDADIADRTMFGIFLDVTQRKQAEEANELLAGEMSHRVKNLLTIATALTQFTSRSAATKEDMAHELTNRLMALGRAQDLIRPIPGKKSEGALLGDLVSILLAPYDEREASVRIRVSVPKMKVGEMSSTTLALVLHELATNSAKYGSLSLASGTLDVSCNAHGDEVVVTWTERGGPPLKAPAMLNGFGSKLVQRSMAAQLGGSIAFDWSEEGLVVTLIMSKDRLAR, from the coding sequence ATGCCGGTTTGGAATGAAAAGCACTTGCGTGCTGCGACCGACGCCGCCGGCGTGGCCTTGTGGGCCTGGAACGTGGATACGGACGCCATTACGATGGACGAACGCGCCTACGACCTGTGGGACGTTGCGAAGAGCGAAAAACACATCACATTCGAGATCCTGTCCAGGAACATCCATCCTGCCGATCTGGAACGGGTCAGGTCTGCGTTTGCCGCTACTCGCGCAATAGTAGGCGCTTACGAGATTGACTTTCGCATCTTGTTCGACGGCGACATCCGTTGGATCTCCGCGCGCGGGCAAGGCGACGATGCGGACATTGCCGATCGAACCATGTTTGGCATCTTCCTCGATGTTACCCAACGCAAGCAAGCCGAAGAAGCAAACGAGTTGCTGGCCGGTGAGATGAGCCATCGCGTGAAGAACCTTCTGACTATCGCGACCGCGCTTACTCAATTTACATCGCGTTCGGCCGCAACCAAAGAAGACATGGCCCACGAGCTAACAAATCGGCTGATGGCCTTGGGGCGTGCACAGGATCTCATTCGCCCCATACCGGGAAAGAAGAGCGAAGGAGCGCTTCTTGGTGACCTGGTCTCCATCTTGCTCGCGCCTTACGACGAAAGAGAGGCGAGCGTCCGCATTCGCGTTTCGGTGCCCAAGATGAAAGTCGGCGAAATGTCGAGCACAACGCTCGCTCTTGTGCTGCACGAACTGGCAACGAACTCGGCGAAATACGGTTCGCTATCGCTGGCAAGCGGCACCTTGGACGTGTCGTGCAATGCCCATGGCGACGAAGTCGTCGTGACCTGGACCGAGCGGGGCGGCCCGCCTCTTAAGGCTCCCGCAATGCTCAATGGCTTTGGAAGCAAATTGGTGCAGCGGAGCATGGCGGCCCAACTCGGTGGCTCCATCGCATTCGACTGGTCGGAAGAGGGACTGGTCGTTACGCTGATCATGAGCAAAGATCGCCTGGCAAGGTGA
- a CDS encoding glycosyltransferase family 4 protein has translation MTSLRRIALIGNSLPRRCGIATFTTDLQRAISASRPDLETCIVAMTDRGQAYDYPPAVAFQIKDDNVEDYLRAADFLNAGRFDTVCLQHEFGIFGGEAGAHILPLLARLTMPVVTTLHTVLANPSAKQRAVMERIVDASSKVVVMANKARELLRSVYLVPDDKIEVIAHGIPDVAFAGPDVAKVRLGFGGKSVILTFGLLSPNKGIEVMIDAMPSILKHRANAVYVVLGATHPNLVRDQGEAYRESLMVRVRALGVEDHVVFLDRFVDQATLLEFISMCDVYVTPYLNEAQMTSGTLAYSFGLGKAVVSTPYWHARELLTDGCGVLVPFGDASAIGGEIAKLLTDDPRRQEMGQRAYAMSRMMTWERTAERYMSAFEAARQGHRLKVFARPDSGAPEPRGPAAPDMQIGHFMTMCDDIGLFQHAVQSVPDRSHGYCVDDNARALLLACALNNPGEQALPEILTTRFAAFVQHAWNPDIRRFRNFMGFNRTWLEDRGSEDSHGRTLWALGEAARGDASPSRRRWATDLFAQALSTAESFSSPRAWAFMLLGLDAYCTVAPDDLHAREVRHALADRLMSCLASVETPDWVWFEEGLAYDNARLPQALMLTGMTTQTPQYRDAGLRSLRWLMTQQTSVAGHFRPVGTGSFGEQRQHPRAFDQQPVEATATIAACLTAWRADGDAEWKTMAMRAFGWFLGSNDLSVALVDPHTGSCRDGLHPDRANENRGGESVVCYLLGLAEIRQLARVNTSLNKPTALRAVGA, from the coding sequence ATGACGTCGCTCCGCCGCATCGCCCTTATCGGCAACTCGCTGCCTCGCCGTTGCGGAATCGCAACCTTCACGACGGACCTGCAGAGAGCGATATCGGCGTCACGCCCTGATCTGGAAACCTGCATCGTGGCGATGACCGATCGCGGCCAGGCCTACGACTATCCGCCGGCGGTCGCTTTCCAGATCAAGGACGACAATGTCGAAGACTACCTGCGTGCAGCGGATTTCCTGAATGCCGGCCGGTTCGATACCGTGTGCCTGCAGCACGAATTCGGCATTTTCGGCGGCGAAGCCGGCGCCCATATCCTCCCGCTGCTGGCGCGCCTGACCATGCCGGTCGTAACGACGCTTCATACCGTATTGGCCAACCCGTCAGCCAAGCAACGCGCGGTCATGGAGCGCATCGTCGATGCGTCGTCGAAGGTGGTGGTGATGGCCAACAAGGCTCGCGAGCTACTGCGCAGCGTCTACCTCGTGCCGGACGACAAGATCGAGGTGATCGCCCACGGCATTCCCGATGTCGCCTTTGCCGGGCCCGATGTGGCGAAGGTCAGGCTCGGATTTGGCGGCAAGTCGGTCATTCTGACGTTCGGGCTGCTGTCCCCCAACAAGGGCATCGAAGTCATGATCGACGCAATGCCCTCGATTCTGAAACACCGCGCGAATGCGGTATATGTCGTGCTCGGCGCAACGCACCCCAATCTGGTTCGAGACCAGGGCGAAGCCTATCGTGAAAGTCTGATGGTGCGGGTCCGCGCGCTGGGCGTCGAGGACCACGTGGTATTCCTGGACCGGTTCGTAGATCAGGCCACGCTGCTCGAATTCATCTCGATGTGCGACGTCTATGTCACGCCCTATCTCAACGAGGCCCAGATGACCTCTGGAACCTTGGCTTACAGTTTTGGGCTCGGGAAGGCGGTGGTGTCGACGCCCTACTGGCACGCACGCGAGCTGCTTACTGACGGATGCGGAGTTCTGGTACCATTCGGCGATGCGTCGGCGATCGGCGGTGAGATTGCCAAACTGCTCACCGACGACCCGCGCCGGCAAGAGATGGGCCAACGCGCATACGCCATGAGCCGGATGATGACGTGGGAACGCACGGCCGAGCGTTACATGTCCGCCTTCGAGGCCGCGCGGCAGGGTCATCGGCTCAAGGTCTTTGCGCGTCCCGATTCCGGCGCGCCGGAACCACGCGGCCCCGCTGCGCCCGACATGCAGATCGGCCATTTCATGACGATGTGCGACGACATCGGCTTGTTCCAGCACGCGGTTCAGTCGGTGCCGGATCGCTCGCACGGCTATTGCGTCGATGACAATGCCCGGGCGTTGCTCTTGGCCTGCGCCCTCAACAATCCCGGCGAACAGGCGTTGCCGGAAATCCTGACGACCCGCTTTGCGGCGTTCGTGCAGCATGCGTGGAATCCCGACATCAGGCGATTTCGCAACTTCATGGGCTTCAACCGAACCTGGCTCGAGGACAGAGGCTCGGAAGACAGTCACGGGCGGACGCTATGGGCACTGGGCGAGGCGGCGCGCGGAGACGCAAGCCCGTCGCGGCGCAGGTGGGCCACCGATTTGTTCGCCCAGGCTTTGTCGACGGCCGAGAGCTTCAGCTCGCCCCGCGCGTGGGCGTTCATGCTGCTAGGTCTGGACGCTTATTGCACTGTTGCTCCGGATGATCTCCACGCGAGGGAAGTCCGGCATGCGCTTGCTGACAGGTTGATGTCCTGTCTGGCGTCGGTAGAGACGCCGGACTGGGTGTGGTTCGAGGAAGGGCTCGCTTACGACAACGCGCGATTGCCGCAAGCCTTGATGCTGACAGGGATGACGACTCAAACGCCGCAATACCGCGATGCGGGATTGCGCTCATTGCGCTGGCTGATGACGCAGCAGACGAGCGTGGCAGGTCATTTCCGGCCGGTGGGCACCGGCAGCTTCGGCGAACAGCGGCAACATCCCCGCGCCTTCGATCAGCAACCCGTGGAAGCCACGGCAACGATCGCTGCCTGCCTGACGGCGTGGCGTGCGGACGGCGATGCCGAGTGGAAAACCATGGCCATGCGCGCCTTCGGCTGGTTTCTAGGCAGCAATGATCTGTCCGTGGCACTGGTCGATCCGCACACCGGGAGCTGCCGCGATGGATTGCATCCCGATCGCGCCAACGAAAACCGTGGAGGCGAGTCGGTCGTCTGCTATTTGCTTGGACTTGCGGAGATTCGTCAGCTCGCGCGCGTCAACACCAGCCTGAACAAGCCCACGGCCTTACGCGCCGTGGGCGCTTGA
- a CDS encoding response regulator: protein MSILLVEDDPLIREFVVEALREAGYHVIHASTGDEALAWCNRRVADVLVTDVRLPEQVDGWQIAERYRKQSPNLPVIYATGFSPVLPRPVPGSRIVQKPFRPEEIVRIVEELGQTKGTPSA from the coding sequence GTGAGCATACTCCTTGTAGAGGACGACCCTCTGATCCGCGAGTTCGTCGTCGAGGCGCTTCGCGAGGCGGGCTATCACGTGATCCACGCGAGCACCGGCGACGAGGCGCTGGCATGGTGCAACCGCCGCGTCGCGGATGTCCTGGTGACTGACGTCAGGTTGCCCGAGCAAGTCGATGGATGGCAGATCGCGGAACGCTATCGGAAGCAGTCTCCCAATTTGCCGGTCATCTATGCGACTGGCTTCTCACCCGTCCTGCCACGTCCCGTCCCCGGCAGCCGCATTGTTCAGAAACCCTTTCGGCCGGAAGAGATAGTTCGAATAGTAGAGGAGCTCGGCCAGACGAAGGGGACGCCTTCGGCTTAG
- a CDS encoding Crp/Fnr family transcriptional regulator, translating into MAKPAKDKFDPKTFLAKVGEGKSISKLGKGQNVFVQGDVADAVFYIQKGKIKLTVVSDQGKEAVVGMLEPGQFFGEGCLNGQPLRIATTTAMEDSIITRISKLAMISALEGRPKFSQLFMAYLLTRNSRIEEDLIDQLFNSSEKRLARLLLLLANFGKESSPQPIGVKISQETLAEMIGATRSRVSFFMNKFRRLGFISYNGKIEVHSSLLNAVLIEKSELGRKD; encoded by the coding sequence TTGGCCAAGCCTGCGAAGGACAAGTTTGATCCCAAGACCTTCCTCGCCAAGGTTGGGGAAGGAAAATCGATCTCGAAGCTTGGCAAGGGTCAGAACGTGTTCGTGCAGGGAGATGTCGCGGACGCGGTTTTCTACATTCAAAAAGGAAAAATCAAGCTCACGGTCGTCTCCGACCAGGGCAAGGAAGCCGTCGTCGGGATGTTGGAGCCGGGACAATTCTTTGGTGAAGGTTGTCTCAACGGCCAGCCATTGCGTATCGCGACGACTACGGCAATGGAAGACAGCATCATCACTAGAATATCGAAACTGGCAATGATTTCAGCGCTCGAAGGCAGGCCCAAGTTCTCCCAATTGTTCATGGCGTATCTGCTCACGCGCAATAGCCGAATCGAAGAAGATCTGATCGACCAACTATTCAACTCCAGCGAAAAACGTCTGGCGCGGCTGTTGCTTCTGCTCGCGAATTTCGGCAAGGAAAGCAGCCCGCAGCCTATTGGGGTCAAGATCAGTCAAGAAACACTTGCCGAAATGATCGGCGCGACCCGATCGCGGGTTAGTTTCTTCATGAATAAATTCCGCAGGCTTGGCTTCATCAGCTACAATGGAAAAATCGAGGTCCATAGCTCGCTCCTGAACGCCGTTCTGATTGAGAAGTCGGAGCTGGGCCGGAAGGACTGA
- a CDS encoding histidine kinase dimerization/phosphoacceptor domain -containing protein, translating into MNRLSPLVLKHRLPTPVRYGISASIMLGCAILQMALQMQTGSPGYLLLPGVFLSGLIFDRRSGIFAAIIAVAVGAYVSYAGSLGIDYFATNALFAITAAGTAAVAEFQRAELRRVVMADKTKALLLQEMAHRTKNNLTILGGMIRLEARHGGPEVAAALEATARRLQVMAEV; encoded by the coding sequence ATGAACAGGCTCTCCCCGCTCGTACTCAAGCACCGGCTTCCGACTCCCGTCCGGTACGGCATCTCCGCGAGCATCATGCTGGGCTGCGCCATACTGCAGATGGCGCTGCAGATGCAGACCGGCTCGCCGGGGTACCTGCTGCTGCCGGGCGTGTTTCTCTCGGGCCTGATCTTCGACCGGAGGTCCGGAATATTCGCGGCGATCATCGCCGTCGCCGTCGGCGCCTATGTCAGCTATGCCGGCAGCCTGGGTATCGACTATTTCGCGACGAATGCGCTCTTTGCGATCACCGCCGCCGGGACGGCCGCCGTCGCCGAATTCCAGCGTGCCGAACTGCGCCGGGTCGTCATGGCAGACAAGACGAAGGCCTTGCTGCTGCAAGAGATGGCTCACCGGACCAAGAACAATCTGACGATCCTCGGCGGCATGATCAGGCTGGAGGCGCGGCATGGAGGTCCGGAGGTCGCGGCTGCGCTCGAGGCTACCGCGCGCCGGCTGCAGGTGATGGCGGAGGTCTAG
- a CDS encoding class I mannose-6-phosphate isomerase, giving the protein MTIEHASVQVARKPWGVVDIRPWSCIDVSGDPVGELWFDRVDKAAPGSALLFKLLFTSQPLSIQVHPDDEFAHAIDLPNGKAEAWYILSAAPGAQVALGLKRRLTPQALRAAIREGSIAGLVQWRSVAKGDFICVPGGTIHAIGAGIVLAEIQQRSDTTFRLFDFGRHRELHEDDAVAASDAGPSQAQSAPRRLTDARRVLVARPQFVLERVDFHANSQWALDTDRETWILVIEGKGRIGRTNATVGDAIFIEADSAGIAIGPDGMSGLVAYPGPDPMVSLLQDCTGRATKSPDASTGTGSRKSGKIIEAQT; this is encoded by the coding sequence ATGACCATCGAACATGCCTCGGTGCAGGTTGCGCGCAAACCATGGGGGGTCGTAGACATCCGACCATGGAGCTGCATCGACGTTTCGGGCGATCCCGTCGGGGAATTGTGGTTTGATCGCGTCGATAAAGCTGCACCAGGCTCCGCCCTGCTGTTCAAGCTCCTGTTTACCAGCCAACCTCTGTCGATCCAGGTCCATCCCGACGATGAATTCGCGCACGCCATCGATTTGCCGAACGGGAAGGCCGAGGCATGGTACATCCTGTCGGCAGCGCCGGGCGCGCAGGTTGCGCTGGGACTGAAGCGGCGCCTCACGCCGCAGGCGTTGCGCGCAGCGATCAGGGAGGGCTCGATCGCCGGTCTCGTGCAATGGCGCTCTGTTGCGAAGGGCGACTTCATCTGCGTCCCCGGCGGCACAATCCACGCCATCGGCGCCGGTATCGTGCTCGCCGAGATTCAGCAACGCAGCGATACGACATTCCGCCTGTTCGACTTTGGCAGGCACCGCGAGCTGCACGAAGACGATGCGGTGGCGGCCTCCGATGCCGGGCCATCCCAGGCTCAATCCGCTCCGCGGCGTCTCACCGACGCACGAAGAGTTCTCGTCGCGCGCCCACAATTCGTGCTCGAGCGGGTCGACTTCCACGCCAATTCGCAGTGGGCGCTCGATACCGATCGGGAAACCTGGATCCTCGTGATCGAGGGGAAGGGGCGCATCGGGCGAACGAATGCGACCGTCGGTGACGCGATCTTCATTGAGGCCGACAGCGCCGGCATCGCGATTGGCCCGGACGGAATGAGCGGCCTGGTCGCCTATCCGGGACCGGATCCCATGGTTTCGCTGCTGCAGGACTGCACCGGACGAGCGACCAAGTCTCCCGATGCATCCACCGGCACGGGCTCCAGGAAATCGGGCAAGATCATCGAGGCACAGACATGA
- a CDS encoding ParB/RepB/Spo0J family partition protein, producing MERPKIGIDELLESSEDSRSVEASQHKAAPCRPYAFPKLRRSHILKVANNDSHSPKGHSTTPASDLAQDANDAGTSLHAIEAPNATLRETPSLPNPFDDPLVTNADVRVDALRLVRLVDISVGHRLRGIIDEFIPVMVGSLSTNDVIQPVVVRPDPMNPGKFLLVAGLQRLNAARTSGEDQILCRVVGLTDEEAELWEIEENLVRSPFTPAQEALAIDRCRELHEQLHGKPKARGAAAANRAMGRAHASASVADASPSFVETTARRIGKSARSVQRIVQRASRNGRNDLERVVGTSLDRGNELDTLPMLPLDTREALIKEAAAGQDVSAVDQWGSGDSPMSYRQSRGGLISAQPGDQPVKCDEGVRGLAALQAAWHEASVPAREAFLAWIDETNAAATTLESQSFEAFQSEDGK from the coding sequence GTGGAACGGCCCAAAATCGGCATTGATGAACTCTTGGAGAGCTCTGAGGATTCCCGCTCGGTCGAGGCATCTCAGCACAAAGCGGCGCCCTGCCGGCCCTACGCCTTTCCTAAACTCAGGCGGTCTCACATCCTCAAAGTCGCGAACAACGATTCGCATTCGCCGAAAGGCCATTCCACCACTCCCGCCTCGGACCTCGCGCAAGATGCCAACGACGCTGGCACATCACTGCACGCGATCGAAGCTCCGAACGCGACGTTGAGGGAAACCCCATCGTTGCCCAATCCCTTCGATGATCCGCTCGTGACTAATGCCGACGTCCGAGTGGATGCTCTTAGGCTCGTGCGTCTGGTCGACATCTCGGTCGGTCATCGGCTCCGTGGCATCATCGACGAATTCATCCCAGTCATGGTTGGCTCCCTGTCCACCAATGACGTCATCCAGCCGGTGGTTGTCCGACCGGATCCCATGAACCCGGGCAAATTCCTGCTCGTTGCTGGCCTACAGAGGCTCAATGCCGCACGTACCAGTGGCGAGGACCAGATTCTTTGCCGCGTCGTCGGACTCACCGATGAGGAAGCAGAACTTTGGGAAATCGAAGAAAACCTCGTTCGAAGCCCGTTCACGCCGGCGCAAGAAGCGCTTGCCATTGATCGCTGTCGGGAGCTCCACGAGCAGTTGCACGGCAAACCGAAGGCCAGAGGAGCGGCCGCAGCCAATCGTGCCATGGGTCGGGCACACGCATCCGCCAGTGTGGCGGATGCGTCGCCCTCCTTTGTCGAGACCACCGCGAGGCGGATCGGCAAGTCTGCGCGGTCCGTTCAGCGGATTGTTCAGCGTGCCTCTCGGAACGGGCGCAACGATCTCGAGCGTGTTGTCGGCACATCGTTGGACCGGGGCAACGAACTTGACACACTGCCCATGTTGCCGCTGGACACGCGCGAGGCCCTCATCAAGGAGGCGGCCGCCGGTCAAGATGTCTCGGCGGTGGACCAATGGGGATCAGGCGACAGTCCCATGTCGTATAGGCAGTCGCGCGGCGGTCTGATCTCGGCCCAGCCCGGCGACCAACCAGTTAAGTGCGATGAAGGCGTCCGGGGACTCGCCGCCCTGCAAGCAGCCTGGCATGAAGCCTCCGTTCCCGCTCGCGAGGCATTTCTTGCCTGGATCGACGAAACCAACGCTGCGGCCACGACCCTGGAATCCCAATCGTTTGAAGCCTTCCAATCCGAGGACGGCAAATGA